The genomic region TCACATGCGCCAATTATTGTCATCTAAGTGTTGATGGCCAAAATGTTTTTGCGGGGTTTCCTTTTTGTATCAAAAGTCATCAGTGATGGcggtttgaagttttttttttgcacTAGAGTGCCTCGAGTTTCAACGGAGACAAGATGAGGATGCATGATCTCACTGTCTTTTGGCAGATTGTCTTCATGACGTTGTTGCTGAAGGGTCAAGATGTTATCTTGCAAGGTTTGGTTGGAACAATTTAATTTCTCCATAATGACTCGTATCTACACTATGGCCTTATTGTCGTTGCTGCCGCTACTATTGGTGGAGGTGATGCTTCGTCTCACCATGGTGTAAAGGTGATTAAGGTAACTGAGTATTAAGTAAAAGTGTGACGTAGGTCAGTTTTACCAAGGCCTCACAGTGGACACTAGTTGTACTTGTGATAAATACAATGATATGAGCCATGTCTGCATATGATATACTAAAAGGGATTTAGAGTGTTGAATGTTTGAAAATTTAATCCCTTACCAACTCTAGAGGTTAAGATATTTATTGCCACAATCCACGGGTCAAGTTGTAGGTGAAGAACCGATTCTAACCCCAACTACGTGGCTGAAGCGCGGGGATAAAGAGACTTATTCCTCCCTCTGTTAGATGTAGTGTTGTTTCCTCGCTAAAGTTATGGCAATTTCGGTTTTTCTCCTATGATGTGGAATGACACATTTTTATGTACCTTCAACTTGACCCATACAATATTGAGTCGCACCATCCACGCTCCAAGCAAAATGGTATGGGTCGGGCACGCTCACGTGCTTACTACGTAAGATCGCTTAGACTTTCCATGGGCCTATGCCATTCCGAGGCCAAATATGACATGAATCGATCTCTTCTAAAATGCAATCGAAGTTATCCCAATTCATAGTCCGTCAAGTACAAGCTCTGGGAAGGGCAAAATGATTTAAACTAGGTAAACACTAATTCATTTCCGAATAAAAATTGGAGAATCAAATTTTTTAGACGAAACTTGAAAAATGAGACCGTCAAAGGAGATCTGAAGAGTGAGTCCCTTGAAATATTTATCACTATGTTATGTTATTTGCTTTTAATTTATAACTTATTCTAAAAAAACTAATGCAATAGAAATTTCAAACActcttatatttataatatttagaaTCAATCACTATtgcatataaatatatttttaaaattaattaaataatgactatttaattttaaatataaatatagattAGATGAATCGATtaccaataaatttaaaaaaactataacAATAAAAAGTATAAGATATACATAGAGGAAGACATAAAgctattgtaaaaaaaaaaagcatgagAAGAATAGACATAACATTAACTATGATATAGATCTCACATCTAAAACCCTTCTCCTCCATTACCCATCATCAATAACCCCTTAAACCAAACAACCCAAAATAACATAAATACCCACATCATCATCAATAATTCCAAACCCTTTTTCTAGTTCTAAAAATGCCACCTCACCTACATACAACATGTGCAACACAAGCACAAACACATGTTTCACCTAATAATCCCAAAATGAACTCAATAACAAGACAACTAAAACCACTCCCCAAGTCACATTCACACCCAAAATAACCCGCAGGTAACATTATCATTATCACCCTCctcaaatgtaaaaaaaaattaaaaaaaacagtttcaTGAAAATTAAACGATTTGTTACATTGTAGTATGCGTTGAGTTAATTAAGGTTAGCGGTGGGGTTTGTAATTGTATGTAGTACATGTTGAATGTTGAGTTTGTTTGTGTCTTCAATTGTTGTCGTGCATGCATTTTATGCATCTGTTGCTTTGCATGCACTCACACATACTctttctctctcctctctctacaCAGACTCCCTCATTTCCCATACCCACTTCACGTTTTCTCTCTCTAAAAACCCAGGTCAATTCCAATTCTCATTATTATTACTCTTTCACTCATTTCCATCACTTTCTTCATCTAACAGATTATACACTTTAATGCTGCAGAGATTTGAATTGAACAGATTCACATActaaatttgtgttttttttttttttacttcatgCGACCGACCCATTTCTAGGTTCAAGTCAAaggttgtttttttgttgtgccCCTTTGTTTTTTTGATGTAAATTTTTTGCATGGATGTAAGGGTCAAAGCGATTTTGATTTGATCTTGACTTTGGTTTTATGGGTATTTGGCAGTTGAAATTTGGAATTTTGATTCATGGGTTCTGACATTGGTATCGTCAATGGTTCGTGTGTTCATGAATGGAAGAAAGGGTGGCCTTTACGATCTGGTGGATTTACTCAACTTTGCATTAAGTGCGGGTAAATAAATTTCATTCCTTTTGTTCCGATTTCATCTGTTTACTGATTTTGTGATGATTGGATTGTTAAGAGTGTTGTGTGGTTTTTTTTAGagtaatgtttttgttttgtgtgaTTCTGTTTTTTGATTTCACTGATTTTGCTTTTTTTGGGTTTTTGAGAATCTAATTGGATATGTGCGGTTCTATATCCTTTCCGGGATTTTCTGGTTTTTGTGTTTATGTGCACTTATTATAACCAACCACCTCACATTTTCCTCAATAACATGATAACAATATTGTTGTGTGTTGTGGAAGTAGGGGTAGAAATGGGAAATATCTGAATTATTGTTGTTTGATTTGATGATGAGGATCAATGTAGCTAATTTGGGAAATATTTGTAATGACCAAATTATAGAATGGTTTTTATTTGTTAGTAGTAAGATTTTGATTTGTGTTtcattttttaaactttgaatcatATATTTAGTTAACTAACTTTTTGGATTTTTTCTGTCTTGTTAGATTTGTGGAGGAATGGAAGTGTGACATCATTGAATCATTGTAAGTGTATTTATCAATATGGTAATTTTAGATACCAATATGGAAAATGTATTTCCTTTTTGAAATAATGTTGATTTTGTATTAAATGCTTTGTTGTATGAGTATTTATAGCAAATCTTACcatgtgttttgatttgattaataatCATTCATTtattaattctttatttttaatCGCGTGCGCTAGATCTGCCTATGAGAATTCAGTTTTCTGTAATAAATTCCACCGGAATCAAACGGGTTGGCGAGAGTGTAACTTTTGCAAAAAGGTAAGGTGATGTTTTTTTAGACATAAGTATTCTATTTAgatcttctctttctcttctcggTGTTTGAAGTATGTTTGACTTGGTTTGACAGCCTATCCACTGCGGATGCATAGTATCTAGATCTTTGTTCGAGTATCTTGATTTCGGTGGTATAGGTTGTGTTAGCTGCGTAAATACTTCCCAACTTAATATGGTAAGTTTAATCTCGATATTCTGTTGTTTGATAATGATTCTATGACACgacttgataggtttcttttatattatatttttctgcAGATGAGGAATACTGAAAATCCTAACTGGCCCGTTTCTACGGCCCAAAATAACGCAAGGGATATGCATTCTGCTCATTTTGATGGCAGAATGTTAATGAGCAATGTCGATGAAGGTAAACTCATGCAATTATGCAGAGTTGTTGAAGCTAGCGAATCCGTCCATATTAACCATGCTCCGAGAGACGGCGCGATTACCTGTAACGGAAAAAACAATCAAGAAGTTAAGCCTTCATTCAAGGAAGGGGATACTGGATTTTCTAATATGATTAAACCGTCTGCTCAGTCATTAACTTTTGCTACATTTGAAAGTAATAGACCAACATGGGAGATTAAAAACATGCATGAATCGAATGTGAAGCCGTCTTTGAATATGTGTTTGGGGAATCCTTCAGGGAGCAACTCTTTTCCACCTTCGGTAGGAGAGAATATAGAAGGAAGACTCGAGGGGAAAGTATCTCCTCCCTTTCATCAAGGGCCGAGAACTCGACCTATATTGCCCAAACTATTGAAGACTGGCCTTACCATGAAAGTAGAAACTGAAAAAGGGATGATTAATCAACCACGCATTGCCCGGCCTCCTGCTGATGGGAGGGGCAAGAATCAGTTACTTCCTAGATATTGGCCAAGGATTACAGATCAGGAGCTGGAGCGTTTGTCTGGAGAGTATCCTTTATAAGTCATTCATATACATAGTAATTTTTTGTGATAACATCAATCCTAGCATGGTTGTCGGGATCTAGCTCTAACTCCCAAAATCTTACGATCTTACGCTCCAGCAACCGGCCACCGATTTAAGTGCCACAAAGATCTTTAATTTGGCTTGAGCTTTGAACTCCTAGAGAAAGATCTTTAAATCGTGGGATCTTGAGATCCCAACGATCCATTATTTGTTTTTACCCGCTTTAGACCTGTTTCGACCAGGTCATTAAACAATTGGGATCGGCCCATAAACTGACCCATAATTAACCCCGACTATTGTGCACACATATTGTAGGGTTTTGGGACTTGCAATGTTTTAAATGACCTTCTATTATGtttttttgtataaaatatttgCTATTAATGATTAAAtgaatgagaattttattttaaagtaattttctctagttatttttataattttgtctATTTTTGGGATCTTACGATCCGTGTTACGATCCTACGCTTTACGCTTTTTCTATACCCTAACGATCTTTATCGAGATCCCGATTTTAACAACCATGAATCCTAGAGTTTCTACgtagtaatttttttaaacatcagATTGTGATAAAAACATTGATTTCTCAAAAAATTTCCCTTAATGTAATATAACAGTTTGAAATCCACTGTAGTGCCTCTGTTTGAGAAGGTGTTGAGTGCCAGTGATGCAGGTCGAATTGGTCGTCTTGTTCTCCCAAAAGCCTGTGCCGaggtttgtttatatttttattttcttcaattccTTGTTTTCTGTTTTACCTTTTTATCTTTTTCTGCATGGGTCTAGAACTTTTTTCtgtagtttttattttatatttttgagaCATCTTGACTCTCTAATTTCGACATCTTACAAAGTTGTATACAAATTGCAGGCTTATTTTCCTCATATTTCACATTCTGAAGGCCTTCCTTTGCGGGTCCAAGATGTGAAGGGGAATGAATGGACTTTTCAGTTCAGATTTTGGCCTAATAACAACAGCAGGATGTACGTATTGGAGGGTGTGACACCTTGCATACAGGCCATGGAGTTACGTGCTGGTGATACCGGTATGCACCAGTTCAGGGAACTAAACTCTCGCACACCTATTCCATTACAATTTTGCGCTAGAATTCTTATTTATATCAAGTTGTATGAGAAACGAAAGAATCCATGCTCTTATAGAATTGATCTGTTGTGTATTATTTATTGATTACTATGTAGAGAAGCTAAATTTTCTAGCCGATTTAAATGAGATATCTTTTGGCTTTTGCAGTTACATTTAGTCGGATAGATCCTGGGGGCAAACTTGTTATGGGTTTCAGAAAGTCATCAAATTCCCTAGATACACCGGTTGGTCACAATTTCCATTTTCCGGTCTATGGTCTTTTCTTCGAATTATATATCTTAATTTTGTTGTTTGTGAATATGATTAACGGTTATTGTCTAAATAGGACGTTCCTAATGGTATTTTGGCAAAGGGAGCCACCTTTTCTGGTGGAACCGAGAATCTTCCATTGGGAAGTAATTGTGCCGATCTTCTCCATTCAACGAAAGGGAATGGGGAGCCTCACTTAAATGGACATCCAAGACCTCCTCATTTGAGTCCCGGAGCTGCTGGTTTGCTTAAAACTGAAAACGGCGAGATGACAAACAATAATTCACTAGACCAAAAAATTTCATCTTTAGAAAAGAAGAGGACTCGAAATATTGGTCTTAAAAGTAAAAGATTGCTCATTGGTAATGAAGACGCTATGGAGTTGAGACTTACATGGGAAGAAGCACAAGACTTGCTTCGTCCGCCGCCTCGTGTCAAGCCAAGCATTGTCACAATTGAGGACCAAGTATTTGAAGAATATGATGTAAGTGTTACAATGTCAAATCAATCcttatttgattttgtatatcATCTATTTTATCGTGTGAATATGAACTGACATAGTTTGTGGAGTTTCATGTTCAAATTGATGTTACTTTGCTAATCGTGCTTCATTTAATTTAGGAACCCCCGGTTTTCGGAAAGAGAACAATATTCAGCGCCTCTTTATCTGGGTAAGATTCCAAACTTTTTCCATATttggattgacttatttgagcCTATCTATTGGTATGAATACTCTTTTGAGATTATTTGCGAGAGTTTATGGACGTAGATTATGGCAAATTCATAAGTTGTTTTCAGCTTATTTCCATAAACTCTATACAATAGCTTATGAAAGCAACCTATAGCTTACAAGAAAATAGTTTGACTTTATTTCAAGTTCTTTTTATAGAAATAGCTTATATGTAAGTGCTTATATGATAAGTGCCTAAGTAAGTTGTTAATACAAACATGAAACATGTCAGTCTTACCTAAATATTTCTTCGAAAAGATGACATCAGTTTGTTGTATAAGTGCTTATGTATGAATTGTTTCTACAATTAAAGAGACAATGGGGAGAAACTCTGGATAAGCTTTGTATATGAATAAGTTGTTTGTAAAGCTATTATATTTACAGGGAACTTTCTAAATCAATCTGAAAACAGTTAATGGGTAGGCTATTTTCGTAAGCCTTTCTAAAATAATCTGAAAACAGTTTATGGGTAGGCTACTTTCGTAAGCTTTTCTAAAAACTCTGGAAATGAGATTATCTTGTTTGATAAGTTGAAATAAGCTCTTTCAAGCATCCTTTTGAtcatagttttgaattttggtcTGAGTATGGTAACTATTTCATCCAGGGCGAAGGAACAATGGGCTCAATGTGATGATTGCTCGAAATGGAGAAAGTTACCGGTCGATGCTCTTCTTCCTCCCAAGTGGACATGTTCTGAAAATGTTTGGGATACAACCAGGTGCTTCATTATTATCATTAATTACACTACTTTTTTGGAATTTAAACTAATCATCATATGAgataatgataaaatattttacaacTTTTTTTGTGGATATTGTTTTTTCAGATCTTCATGTTCTGCGCAAGAAGAGCTGAGTGCAAGAGAATTAGAAAATCTTTTGAAATCCAGCAAAGGTACGAACCTTCTGTTCGTGTTTTTTAGTTGCTACTTTTGGCGGTGTAAATCTGCATTTCTAGTTTGAGTGAAATTCTAAGAATCCTTCTGGCTGCATTTGGCGTTTCACAGATTTTAAGAAGCGGCGGATCATAGAAAACAGCAAGTTGATCCAAGAACACGAGCCTTCTGGCTTAGATGCGCTCGCAAGTTTAGCAGTTTTAGGAGAAAATTTCATCGACCCTACTGATTCCTCAGCTGGAGCCACTACTAAACATCCTAGACACCGACCCGGCTGCTCTTGTATTGTGTGCATTCAGCCTCCAAGTGGGAAAGGGAGACACAAGCCAACATGTacttgtaatgtatgcatgaccGTGAAGCGTCGGTTCAAAACCCTAATGCTACGCAAGAAGAAACGCCAATCGGATCGCGAAGCAGATGCGGATGCCAAGAAAGACCATACTCGCAAGCCTGATACCGATGGAGCATCTAGAGCATCAAGAGATAACGCAAATCCTTTGGAAAAAGAGGAAGGAATAAATAGAGGTCAAACCGAAGTCGGCGATTCCAGTGCTGGACAGATAGATCTAAACTGTGATCCCAATCGCGACGACTCACAAGTGGATAATAATAATATCGCAAAACTTAGTCGGCGACTATGGGAAGATATGAACATGAATATGAACCAGAATGGTGGTGTAAAAACCATCAATACTGAAGTGCAGGAAGATCAGCATTCTTCTTTGGTCACTAAATCAAATGGTGAAGATAAGAGATACTTGCCTGATGAAATTGCATCCATTGTTAGGAACAAAGAAAAAAGAGATGAGGTACATTCAAATGAAAGTCAAAACAATCTGTCGtaaacaattttatttatttatttttttgtcccTTGTTTGAGctggaattttttttctttttttcttactTGTACttatatagtatatatattttGGTTTCTTTTTCAAAAGGGTTGTCAAAGATAGTTCTTTCTTGTCAAAAGAAtgtaattttgtttaatttatctTCATAGTGCTTTTTGTCTGAGAAATGATGCTTGCATATTTCTTTCTTCCCCATTTTTCATTATTGTCTCTGCCATTATGCATTATACACTATGAAGTACGGACACCTCTAGGAGTAGACGTGTCCCGGTGTCCCACACGTGTCAGAAATTTCAGACAAGTGTCTCCaaataaatgatatattttcTTAGCTTCGACACTCTTTAAATGATACCCGATTGACACTCGTAGAACACGTGTCAAACAATCTAGACAAGTGTTTAAAAAAGAATTTGTTTTTTCTCTTTACTTCAACATACCTTATACAttttttaagacaaatctcacacaTCTAAAACGGTTAAACATGTCTTGAAGCAatgttatcaatgaaaaattaaagacaacaattttgattagaatatttttaactATGTTAATATTAGATGGATAAATGAAGTTCAAATACTACGGTGTTGGTGTCCTATATTTTTGACATTGTCGGTGTCGGAGTGTCTGTGTCGTGCTGTATCCCGGTGACCGTGTCCGTGCTTCCTAGATTATACATGTTTACTTATGTATGATAATAATACTTACTCGTTGCCTATTGGGTAATTAGTACCCCTGAACAAAATATTCATGTCCCTGTAATTTCTTCAGAGATTTTATTTCCTCCTATTTTGAGGGATTTGAATCCTCGGCAACTAGGGTTTTCACGCATGCATTCGTGTTGTCAAGATAATAGATTTTATTTCCTCTTATTTTGAGGGATTTGAATCCTCAGCAGCAACTAGGGTTTTCACGCATGCATTCGCGTTGTCAAGGGAATATTAAACATTTGATCTTGCCTGGATAACTCACACAAAAGAGCTTTAGTTTTCTCAAAactatttgatttaaataaaaaCCGTTTGTTCTTGATTGAACGGTTAGATATGCTTGAGTGCGTGAATATGTGCTTTTTTGACTGCATCAATTAAATCCTATCAAGAGATTTCAAGTATTGTTGGCAAAATGGGAGAGGGAAAACAAGAGATTTCAAGTATTGTTGGCAAAATGGGTGAGGGAAAACATAACTAAATAGTATACTGCTACTGATACAAgaacaaccaagccttatccaATTAAATGGGGTCGACTACATGGATCAACATACGCCATAGTGTTCTATTTATAATCATGTTTATATTCAAATCATTAATTTCAAGATCTTTCTTAACGACCTCTCTTATAGTCTTTCTTGGTCTTTCTCTAGTTGTTTGAGTTCTCTTCATTTGACATACTGTCCTAACCATATAATCTACATGTATTTGCTACCCCAACAttctctctaaatttttttttgatcCTATCATGTCTAGTCTTACTACACATCTAACGTGATATCATCATCTCtgctacacttactttattctcgcGTTGATTCATAACCGTCCAAGATTTTATCTTGTACAACATCACAAGTGTTAACGAAGTATGATAAAAAAATTCCCTTCATCTTGAGTGGTACCTTTGCGTCACTAAAATCCCTTCTATTTTCCCATCATTACGGACCCAAGATATTTAAACTGTGTGACTCGATGGATGATATGGTCTTCAACTTTCACCTCTAGCTTATAAACgcttcttctttttttaaaattacgtTCCATATACTCCATCTTACTCCTGCTTAGGTGAAAATCACGTGTTTCTAAAGCTCGTCTCAAAGTTTTCAACCTCTCATTTAAATCCTCTTTCAACTCTCAAAGTAAGACTATGTCATCTGCAAAAAGCATGCATCTAGGTGCTAGCTCTTGGATGTGTTCTGTGAGTACATTTAAAATTAATGTAAAAAGGTGGGGACTTAGGATTGGACCTTGATGCAAACATATTGTAATGGAGAAATCGTCTATCTCTCCACCTTGTGTTCGCACACTAGTCGATACCCCTTCATACGTATCTTGGATAACTCAAATATATGCAATTCTAACTCCTTTATTTTCTACACATTTTCATAAAATCTCTCTAGAAACTCTATCATACACCTTctctaagtcaaaaaaaaaattaagtgcaaGTTTTGTTGGTCCTTCCGATACTGCTCCATTGCTTCCATGGTCGACCTTCCAGACATATGACCAAATTGATTCTCAGTGACTCTAGTCTCTTTACTTAGTCTTTATTCAATCTCTTTCTCATAACTTCTTGGTATGACTCATAAGTTTGATTCccatataatttgaaaaaaaaactatatccACATTGTTCTTATATTTGAAACTAAAGTGCTTCTTCTCTATTCATCAGACATTTGCTTTGACCTTATAATTTCATGAAAGAGTTTGACGAGTCACTCAATATCTCTATCTCCAAGAATTTTCCAGACTAAAATGTATGTTTTCTGGCCCAAGTTTCTTACTGTTACTCATTCTTTTCAACGTTTCTTTTACCTCCTGTTTCTGAATCTGACGATACTAGTTATAATTTCGATCCTCTTCTTTAATGTCGAACTTGCTAAAGTCTGATGAGATATCATATCCTTCATTAAATAAATTGTAAAAATATGTCTTCCACATATCCTTTATATCTTTTTCCTAAATCAAGATTTTCTCTTCACCCTTAACACACTTCACTTGATCCAAATCTATTGTCTTTCTTTCTCTTCGCGAACCTATATATAGATCTTTCTCCGTTTTTTATTCCTAAATATTGGTATAATCCGTCAAAAGCTTGGGTTCTTGTTTCACTCACTACCTTCTTGGTATCATTCTTAGCTTTCTTATACTTTTTCTAAGTTCTAATATTTTACAACTAGACCATTCTTTAAAACAATCATTTTTTACTCTAACTTTACTCGGGGCACTTTCATTCCACCACCATGATTCTTTACCCCTAGGTACAAAACCTCTTGATTCTCCCAATAGCTCTTTATCCACTTTTCTAATCTCTTGGGTCATCTTATTCCACATATCTTTTGCACTTTTTTCTGGTTGCCAAAACCCTCTCTCCAAGATCTTCTGTGCAAAACTTCCTTATTTTTTACCCTTCAAATGCCACCACTTGATCTATTATGCTCCCTTatgacttttcttcttctttgccaTCCCCTTATACtaataaagcaataaaaaagaataacatttcatataattgattttagttttgAAAGAGACAAAAGTGATTTTAgagatataaatttaattttgacatgtttgatttcttaaattttttttaaaccaaCTAATCGAGGAGATCTATTCTACCAGAATTTTTAGCACTCAACGAGATTTGAATCTAAGGCTTTGAGAGTAGTACACTGTCAGATCCTAAACATTCACAAATAATTTGTAGTGTAATTTTAacattgcaattttttttaatatcaacATTGATCAAGTCACTTAACTCAATAAATTTATTCAAATATAAATCACTTTACTATTAATTTACttttaatcaaaatcaaatttacaaaattaatttagtttttttcacCAGATAACCAAGACATACAACTCAGTTATAAGCAGTTAAAAAGGTTGGTATATATAGGGGTGTAATCGGTTCAGTTTGGATcaatttttggtcaaaaaaagaTCCAAACCTATGATATCTCCAcatgtttggtttggtttggtttttaactcttttttttcaaaaatggaacAGAACCAAGCTAACCAGATTGGTTCGGTTGATTGgtttacaatattttttttaaacataatattCATCAATGTATTCTCCACTATCAcaatttttggtgtattttatgctattattctttaaaataatacatttcatatagtttatttcatgctctattttttcaaagaaattaCACGTTCCTCTTAATCCATACGAAACAGTGACATGATTTCCattgcatcatgaaataagttcactatcaaatataaaagttgaTACTTGGCATCAGAAGGTTGGAAagggatttgaaagcttaacaaatagaacacaacaaaacacatcaattaacatgtttcatGTAACATCCTAAACCCCAACtcttaatttaaaaaagaaaaattcacACTTTAGGATGCTACTCAAAT from Vicia villosa cultivar HV-30 ecotype Madison, WI unplaced genomic scaffold, Vvil1.0 ctg.001700F_1_1, whole genome shotgun sequence harbors:
- the LOC131636354 gene encoding B3 domain-containing transcription repressor VAL1-like, producing MGSDIGIVNGSCVHEWKKGWPLRSGGFTQLCIKCGFVEEWKCDIIESLSAYENSVFCNKFHRNQTGWRECNFCKKPIHCGCIVSRSLFEYLDFGGIGCVSCVNTSQLNMMRNTENPNWPVSTAQNNARDMHSAHFDGRMLMSNVDEGKLMQLCRVVEASESVHINHAPRDGAITCNGKNNQEVKPSFKEGDTGFSNMIKPSAQSLTFATFESNRPTWEIKNMHESNVKPSLNMCLGNPSGSNSFPPSVGENIEGRLEGKVSPPFHQGPRTRPILPKLLKTGLTMKVETEKGMINQPRIARPPADGRGKNQLLPRYWPRITDQELERLSGDLKSTVVPLFEKVLSASDAGRIGRLVLPKACAEAYFPHISHSEGLPLRVQDVKGNEWTFQFRFWPNNNSRMYVLEGVTPCIQAMELRAGDTVTFSRIDPGGKLVMGFRKSSNSLDTPDVPNGILAKGATFSGGTENLPLGSNCADLLHSTKGNGEPHLNGHPRPPHLSPGAAGLLKTENGEMTNNNSLDQKISSLEKKRTRNIGLKSKRLLIGNEDAMELRLTWEEAQDLLRPPPRVKPSIVTIEDQVFEEYDEPPVFGKRTIFSASLSGAKEQWAQCDDCSKWRKLPVDALLPPKWTCSENVWDTTRSSCSAQEELSARELENLLKSSKDFKKRRIIENSKLIQEHEPSGLDALASLAVLGENFIDPTDSSAGATTKHPRHRPGCSCIVCIQPPSGKGRHKPTCTCNVCMTVKRRFKTLMLRKKKRQSDREADADAKKDHTRKPDTDGASRASRDNANPLEKEEGINRGQTEVGDSSAGQIDLNCDPNRDDSQVDNNNIAKLSRRLWEDMNMNMNQNGGVKTINTEVQEDQHSSLVTKSNGEDKRYLPDEIASIVRNKEKRDEVHSNESQNNLS